A genomic segment from Amphiprion ocellaris isolate individual 3 ecotype Okinawa chromosome 17, ASM2253959v1, whole genome shotgun sequence encodes:
- the LOC129347249 gene encoding uncharacterized protein LOC129347249 isoform X1, producing MTQPSKNTLFFTQEEGRNIIVQDSLFCMENPGSPELPSYNELKRLLEKEKKLELHAITLSDYWRQNIIPRGLRINKFPSFGQDNLEFKQKWESVLNKCSFDLMLLLIDEAKNQREEIKQKIPEVKRKLSLVNVTQQQKEEAAITESKINDDIRELTKTITSTKMNKFQRDKKDYDEGAIYSWQRRHTRGPPRRGRTVSFSLPGSTTSEDEDRSDTSLAGSSHFLDKTRTPHSGAGRKHGGADGGGGKRQLRPRQPHQNYHHHHKRIVSTNKPRGLPWGLHTPPTMRDYFWGYGKREQLQEFHQYLNSTNPNIKLSLEFSNKEINFLDLLISLDEQGSIHTSLFRKSTDRNTVLHAESFHPKSLIENIPFGQFQRLKRICNSQTDFNTQATEMQQRFVQRGYKAKTLSGALTRAKTLDRRNLLIRRQRAPSQTKNRIFCTLQYSNMAYKIKNAITKNWSILACDPSLGPLFSEPPRFAFKKAPTLKDKIVKNYLPASKLETFFKKPIGTFRCGACVHCTQINRSTHFMDSTCTYTFKCRSFANCNTTHVVYRLDCVCGCFYIGRTKRKLKERFAEHKYAIRKGNMEYPIAKHFKNMTHTNINELTIMAIEVIENTPRGGDRLKRLLQRETFWIHSLKATVFPGLNEEIDFSPFL from the exons ATGACACAGCCATCTAagaacacattattttttaccCAAGAGGAAGGACGCAATATTATTGTACAAGACTCTTTATTCTGCATGGAAAACCCAGGCTCACCTGAACTACCTTCTTACAATGAACTTAAAAGACTTcttgagaaagaaaagaaactggaGTTACATGCAATAACGCTATCCGACTACTGGCGGCAGAACATCATACCTCGTGGGCTCCGGATAAATAAATTTCCATCCTTTGGACAAGATAACcttgaatttaaacaaaaatgggaGTCCGTACTAAATAAATGCTCTTTTGACCTGATGCTATTACTGATTGATGAGGCAAAAAATCAAAGAGAAGAAATCAAACAGAAGATACCGGAAGTAAAACGGAAGTTGTCACTTGTCAACGTGACACAACAACAGAAGGAGGAAGCAGCTATcactgaaagtaaaataaacgaCGACATACGTGAGCTGACAAAGACCATCACAAGTACAAAAATGAATAAgtttcaaagagacaaaaaagattaTGATGAAGGAGCCATCTATTCTTGGCAGCGCCGGCACACCCGGGGACCACCGAGACGCGGCCGTACAGTCTCATTCAGCTTACCGGGCAGCACCACAAGTGAGGACGAGGACCGCTCTGACACAAGTCTGGCTGGTTCTTCTCATTTTTTAGACAAAACCCGGACACCTCACAGTGGCGCAGGAAGAAAACACGGCGGGGCAGACGGGggaggaggaaaacgacagCTGAGACCTCGACAGCCCCATCAAAattaccaccaccaccacaaacG GATCGTCTCTACCAACAAACCAAGGGGACTGCCATGGGGGCTTCATACGCCCCCAACTATGCGGGATTATTTTTGGGGCTATGGGAAGAGAG AACAACTTCAAGAATTTCATCAATATTTAAACAGCACTAATCCTAACATCAAACTCAGTTTGGAATTcagcaacaaagaaataaacttctTGGACCTTCTAATATCACTGGATGAACAAGGCTCAATACACACATCTCTGTTCAGAAAAAGTACAGATCGAAAtactgttttacatgctgaatccTTCCATCCTAAGAGTCTCATTGAAAACATTCCATTTGGGCAATTTCAACGTCTCAAGCGCATCTGCAACTCTCAAACGGACTTTAATACCCAAGCTACGGAAATGCAACAGCGGTTCGTTCAAAGGGGCTACAAAGCAAAGACACTGAGTGGGGCTCTAACACGAGCAAAAACTTTGGACAGAAGAAATCTTCTCATAAGGAGACAGCGAGCtccatcacaaacaaaaaacagaattttctgtACTTTACAGTACAGCAACATGGCATACAAAATCAAAAACGCCATTACAAAAAACTGGTCCATACTGGCTTGTGACCCTTCACTGGGCCCCTTGTTCTCTGAGCCCCCCAGGTTTGCCTTTAAAAAAGCCCCCACCCTCAAGGACAAAATCGTCAAAAACTATTTGCCAGCATCAAAACTTGagacttttttcaaaaaacccaTTGGCACCTTCAGATGTGGGGCATGTGTCCATTGCACACAGATCAATCGTTCTACACATTTTATGGACTCTACATGCACCTACACTTTTAAATGTCGttcttttgcaaactgtaaTACAACACATGTGGTATACCGACTggactgtgtttgtgggtgtttttacattggtcgcacaaaaagaaaactgaaagagcgttttgcagaacacaaatatgctatccgtaaaggaaacatggaatatccgattgcaaaacatttcaagaacatGACCCACACAAACATTAATGAACTCACAATCATGGCAATTGAAGTTATTGAGAACACTCCCCGAGGGGGTGACAGGTTGAAAAGATTATTGCAGAGGGAAACCTTCTGGATCCACTCTTTGAAAGCAACTGTGTTCCCTGgactaaatgaagaaatagacttttctccgtttctgtaa
- the LOC129347249 gene encoding uncharacterized protein LOC129347249 isoform X2: protein MVWLKKEEDIVVRRADKGGATVIWGKNDYIMEAQKQLNNRQYYVPLKSNPTENIKRDLFAILNPALENKWINKNEFEFLSPSNPKLATFYLLPKIHKNLHSPPGRPIINGIDTITEPASQYIDFVIKPLTMSLKAYLQDTTHILKDLQEMQQAPNAILATMDVESLYSNIDHQEGLEALEHFLQKRSNTETPPTQFVVSLTQWSLNNNIFLFQDRLYQQTKGTAMGASYAPNYAGLFLGLWEERYVHSTENPFKQLIKYYGRYIDDLFFIFTGTTEQLQEFHQYLNSTNPNIKLSLEFSNKEINFLDLLISLDEQGSIHTSLFRKSTDRNTVLHAESFHPKSLIENIPFGQFQRLKRICNSQTDFNTQATEMQQRFVQRGYKAKTLSGALTRAKTLDRRNLLIRRQRAPSQTKNRIFCTLQYSNMAYKIKNAITKNWSILACDPSLGPLFSEPPRFAFKKAPTLKDKIVKNYLPASKLETFFKKPIGTFRCGACVHCTQINRSTHFMDSTCTYTFKCRSFANCNTTHVVYRLDCVCGCFYIGRTKRKLKERFAEHKYAIRKGNMEYPIAKHFKNMTHTNINELTIMAIEVIENTPRGGDRLKRLLQRETFWIHSLKATVFPGLNEEIDFSPFL from the coding sequence ATGGTGTGgcttaaaaaagaagaagacatcGTGGTGAGAAGAGCGGATAAAGGGGGAGCTACAGTAATATGGGGTAAGAATGATTACATCATGGAAGcccaaaaacaattaaacaatagACAGTATTATGTGCCACTCAAATCGAACCCCACTGAGAACATAAAAAGAGAcctttttgcaattttgaaCCCTGCACTGGAAAATAAGTGGATTAACAAGAATGAATTTgaatttctctctccctctaacCCTAAACTGGCAACTTTTTATCTTCttcccaaaatacacaaaaaccttCATTCACCCCCAGGTAGACCAATAATTAACGGAATTGACACTATTACAGAACCAGCTTCTCAATATATAGACTTTGTTATCAAACCCCTAACAATGTCACTGAAAGCATATTTGCAAGATACTACACATATACTCAAGGACCTTCAAGAAATGCAACAAGCCCCAAATGCTATTTTAGCAACCATGGATGTTGAGTCACTTTACTCAAATATTGACCACCAGGAAGGCCTAGAGGcccttgaacattttttacaaaaaagatcaAACACCGAGACTCCTCCGACacaatttgttgtttctctCACCCAATGGTCCCTCAATAACAATATATTCCTATTCCAGGATCGTCTCTACCAACAAACCAAGGGGACTGCCATGGGGGCTTCATACGCCCCCAACTATGCGGGATTATTTTTGGGGCTATGGGAAGAGAGGTATGTGCACAGCACTGAAAACCCCTTCAAACAGCTCATCAAATACTATGGTCGTTACATTGATgaccttttcttcatttttactggtACAACAGAACAACTTCAAGAATTTCATCAATATTTAAACAGCACTAATCCTAACATCAAACTCAGTTTGGAATTcagcaacaaagaaataaacttctTGGACCTTCTAATATCACTGGATGAACAAGGCTCAATACACACATCTCTGTTCAGAAAAAGTACAGATCGAAAtactgttttacatgctgaatccTTCCATCCTAAGAGTCTCATTGAAAACATTCCATTTGGGCAATTTCAACGTCTCAAGCGCATCTGCAACTCTCAAACGGACTTTAATACCCAAGCTACGGAAATGCAACAGCGGTTCGTTCAAAGGGGCTACAAAGCAAAGACACTGAGTGGGGCTCTAACACGAGCAAAAACTTTGGACAGAAGAAATCTTCTCATAAGGAGACAGCGAGCtccatcacaaacaaaaaacagaattttctgtACTTTACAGTACAGCAACATGGCATACAAAATCAAAAACGCCATTACAAAAAACTGGTCCATACTGGCTTGTGACCCTTCACTGGGCCCCTTGTTCTCTGAGCCCCCCAGGTTTGCCTTTAAAAAAGCCCCCACCCTCAAGGACAAAATCGTCAAAAACTATTTGCCAGCATCAAAACTTGagacttttttcaaaaaacccaTTGGCACCTTCAGATGTGGGGCATGTGTCCATTGCACACAGATCAATCGTTCTACACATTTTATGGACTCTACATGCACCTACACTTTTAAATGTCGttcttttgcaaactgtaaTACAACACATGTGGTATACCGACTggactgtgtttgtgggtgtttttacattggtcgcacaaaaagaaaactgaaagagcgttttgcagaacacaaatatgctatccgtaaaggaaacatggaatatccgattgcaaaacatttcaagaacatGACCCACACAAACATTAATGAACTCACAATCATGGCAATTGAAGTTATTGAGAACACTCCCCGAGGGGGTGACAGGTTGAAAAGATTATTGCAGAGGGAAACCTTCTGGATCCACTCTTTGAAAGCAACTGTGTTCCCTGgactaaatgaagaaatagacttttctccgtttctgtaa
- the LOC129347249 gene encoding uncharacterized protein LOC129347249 isoform X5: protein MTQPSKNTLFFTQEEGRNIIVQDSLFCMENPGSPELPSYNELKRLLEKEKKLELHAITLSDYWRQNIIPRGLRINKFPSFGQDNLEFKQKWESVLNKCSFDLMLLLIDEAKNQREEIKQKIPEVKRKLSLVNVTQQQKEEAAITESKINDDIRELTKTITSTKMNKFQRDKKDYDEGAIYSWQRRHTRGPPRRGRTVSFSLPGSTTSEDEDRSDTSLAGSSHFLDKTRTPHSGAGRKHGGADGGGGKRQLRPRQPHQNYHHHHKRIVSTNKPRGLPWGLHTPPTMRDYFWGYGKRGMCTALKTPSNSSSNTMVVTLMTFSSFLLVQQNNFKNFINI, encoded by the exons ATGACACAGCCATCTAagaacacattattttttaccCAAGAGGAAGGACGCAATATTATTGTACAAGACTCTTTATTCTGCATGGAAAACCCAGGCTCACCTGAACTACCTTCTTACAATGAACTTAAAAGACTTcttgagaaagaaaagaaactggaGTTACATGCAATAACGCTATCCGACTACTGGCGGCAGAACATCATACCTCGTGGGCTCCGGATAAATAAATTTCCATCCTTTGGACAAGATAACcttgaatttaaacaaaaatgggaGTCCGTACTAAATAAATGCTCTTTTGACCTGATGCTATTACTGATTGATGAGGCAAAAAATCAAAGAGAAGAAATCAAACAGAAGATACCGGAAGTAAAACGGAAGTTGTCACTTGTCAACGTGACACAACAACAGAAGGAGGAAGCAGCTATcactgaaagtaaaataaacgaCGACATACGTGAGCTGACAAAGACCATCACAAGTACAAAAATGAATAAgtttcaaagagacaaaaaagattaTGATGAAGGAGCCATCTATTCTTGGCAGCGCCGGCACACCCGGGGACCACCGAGACGCGGCCGTACAGTCTCATTCAGCTTACCGGGCAGCACCACAAGTGAGGACGAGGACCGCTCTGACACAAGTCTGGCTGGTTCTTCTCATTTTTTAGACAAAACCCGGACACCTCACAGTGGCGCAGGAAGAAAACACGGCGGGGCAGACGGGggaggaggaaaacgacagCTGAGACCTCGACAGCCCCATCAAAattaccaccaccaccacaaacG GATCGTCTCTACCAACAAACCAAGGGGACTGCCATGGGGGCTTCATACGCCCCCAACTATGCGGGATTATTTTTGGGGCTATGGGAAGAGAGGTATGTGCACAGCACTGAAAACCCCTTCAAACAGCTCATCAAATACTATGGTCGTTACATTGATgaccttttcttcatttttactggtACAACAGAACAACTTCAAGAATTTCATCAATATTTAA
- the LOC129347249 gene encoding uncharacterized protein LOC129347249 isoform X4 codes for MGIVSTNKPRGLPWGLHTPPTMRDYFWGYGKREQLQEFHQYLNSTNPNIKLSLEFSNKEINFLDLLISLDEQGSIHTSLFRKSTDRNTVLHAESFHPKSLIENIPFGQFQRLKRICNSQTDFNTQATEMQQRFVQRGYKAKTLSGALTRAKTLDRRNLLIRRQRAPSQTKNRIFCTLQYSNMAYKIKNAITKNWSILACDPSLGPLFSEPPRFAFKKAPTLKDKIVKNYLPASKLETFFKKPIGTFRCGACVHCTQINRSTHFMDSTCTYTFKCRSFANCNTTHVVYRLDCVCGCFYIGRTKRKLKERFAEHKYAIRKGNMEYPIAKHFKNMTHTNINELTIMAIEVIENTPRGGDRLKRLLQRETFWIHSLKATVFPGLNEEIDFSPFL; via the exons ATGGG GATCGTCTCTACCAACAAACCAAGGGGACTGCCATGGGGGCTTCATACGCCCCCAACTATGCGGGATTATTTTTGGGGCTATGGGAAGAGAG AACAACTTCAAGAATTTCATCAATATTTAAACAGCACTAATCCTAACATCAAACTCAGTTTGGAATTcagcaacaaagaaataaacttctTGGACCTTCTAATATCACTGGATGAACAAGGCTCAATACACACATCTCTGTTCAGAAAAAGTACAGATCGAAAtactgttttacatgctgaatccTTCCATCCTAAGAGTCTCATTGAAAACATTCCATTTGGGCAATTTCAACGTCTCAAGCGCATCTGCAACTCTCAAACGGACTTTAATACCCAAGCTACGGAAATGCAACAGCGGTTCGTTCAAAGGGGCTACAAAGCAAAGACACTGAGTGGGGCTCTAACACGAGCAAAAACTTTGGACAGAAGAAATCTTCTCATAAGGAGACAGCGAGCtccatcacaaacaaaaaacagaattttctgtACTTTACAGTACAGCAACATGGCATACAAAATCAAAAACGCCATTACAAAAAACTGGTCCATACTGGCTTGTGACCCTTCACTGGGCCCCTTGTTCTCTGAGCCCCCCAGGTTTGCCTTTAAAAAAGCCCCCACCCTCAAGGACAAAATCGTCAAAAACTATTTGCCAGCATCAAAACTTGagacttttttcaaaaaacccaTTGGCACCTTCAGATGTGGGGCATGTGTCCATTGCACACAGATCAATCGTTCTACACATTTTATGGACTCTACATGCACCTACACTTTTAAATGTCGttcttttgcaaactgtaaTACAACACATGTGGTATACCGACTggactgtgtttgtgggtgtttttacattggtcgcacaaaaagaaaactgaaagagcgttttgcagaacacaaatatgctatccgtaaaggaaacatggaatatccgattgcaaaacatttcaagaacatGACCCACACAAACATTAATGAACTCACAATCATGGCAATTGAAGTTATTGAGAACACTCCCCGAGGGGGTGACAGGTTGAAAAGATTATTGCAGAGGGAAACCTTCTGGATCCACTCTTTGAAAGCAACTGTGTTCCCTGgactaaatgaagaaatagacttttctccgtttctgtaa
- the LOC129347249 gene encoding uncharacterized protein LOC129347249 isoform X3, whose protein sequence is MGASYAPNYAGLFLGLWEERYVHSTENPFKQLIKYYGRYIDDLFFIFTGTTEQLQEFHQYLNSTNPNIKLSLEFSNKEINFLDLLISLDEQGSIHTSLFRKSTDRNTVLHAESFHPKSLIENIPFGQFQRLKRICNSQTDFNTQATEMQQRFVQRGYKAKTLSGALTRAKTLDRRNLLIRRQRAPSQTKNRIFCTLQYSNMAYKIKNAITKNWSILACDPSLGPLFSEPPRFAFKKAPTLKDKIVKNYLPASKLETFFKKPIGTFRCGACVHCTQINRSTHFMDSTCTYTFKCRSFANCNTTHVVYRLDCVCGCFYIGRTKRKLKERFAEHKYAIRKGNMEYPIAKHFKNMTHTNINELTIMAIEVIENTPRGGDRLKRLLQRETFWIHSLKATVFPGLNEEIDFSPFL, encoded by the coding sequence ATGGGGGCTTCATACGCCCCCAACTATGCGGGATTATTTTTGGGGCTATGGGAAGAGAGGTATGTGCACAGCACTGAAAACCCCTTCAAACAGCTCATCAAATACTATGGTCGTTACATTGATgaccttttcttcatttttactggtACAACAGAACAACTTCAAGAATTTCATCAATATTTAAACAGCACTAATCCTAACATCAAACTCAGTTTGGAATTcagcaacaaagaaataaacttctTGGACCTTCTAATATCACTGGATGAACAAGGCTCAATACACACATCTCTGTTCAGAAAAAGTACAGATCGAAAtactgttttacatgctgaatccTTCCATCCTAAGAGTCTCATTGAAAACATTCCATTTGGGCAATTTCAACGTCTCAAGCGCATCTGCAACTCTCAAACGGACTTTAATACCCAAGCTACGGAAATGCAACAGCGGTTCGTTCAAAGGGGCTACAAAGCAAAGACACTGAGTGGGGCTCTAACACGAGCAAAAACTTTGGACAGAAGAAATCTTCTCATAAGGAGACAGCGAGCtccatcacaaacaaaaaacagaattttctgtACTTTACAGTACAGCAACATGGCATACAAAATCAAAAACGCCATTACAAAAAACTGGTCCATACTGGCTTGTGACCCTTCACTGGGCCCCTTGTTCTCTGAGCCCCCCAGGTTTGCCTTTAAAAAAGCCCCCACCCTCAAGGACAAAATCGTCAAAAACTATTTGCCAGCATCAAAACTTGagacttttttcaaaaaacccaTTGGCACCTTCAGATGTGGGGCATGTGTCCATTGCACACAGATCAATCGTTCTACACATTTTATGGACTCTACATGCACCTACACTTTTAAATGTCGttcttttgcaaactgtaaTACAACACATGTGGTATACCGACTggactgtgtttgtgggtgtttttacattggtcgcacaaaaagaaaactgaaagagcgttttgcagaacacaaatatgctatccgtaaaggaaacatggaatatccgattgcaaaacatttcaagaacatGACCCACACAAACATTAATGAACTCACAATCATGGCAATTGAAGTTATTGAGAACACTCCCCGAGGGGGTGACAGGTTGAAAAGATTATTGCAGAGGGAAACCTTCTGGATCCACTCTTTGAAAGCAACTGTGTTCCCTGgactaaatgaagaaatagacttttctccgtttctgtaa